From a region of the Bradyrhizobium sp. KBS0727 genome:
- a CDS encoding GNAT family N-acetyltransferase, whose protein sequence is MSELSVTILAETPKDAQAIERLHERTFGPGRFVLSAYRLREHVDHLLDLSFTARIGTLMVGSVRQLPICIGDTPALMLGPLTVEPPFRSRGVGRMLLDRSLRDAKAKGHRLVILVGDEAYYSRVGFKPVPKGRATMPGPVDYSRLLVAELVEGAFNDVSGPIQPDWSKAR, encoded by the coding sequence ATGAGCGAACTCTCCGTTACCATCCTGGCCGAAACCCCAAAGGACGCGCAGGCGATCGAGCGCTTGCACGAACGCACCTTCGGGCCTGGCCGTTTTGTGCTCAGCGCCTACCGCCTGCGCGAACACGTCGACCATCTGCTCGATCTGTCGTTCACAGCGCGGATCGGCACGCTGATGGTCGGCTCGGTGCGCCAGTTGCCGATCTGCATCGGCGATACGCCGGCCTTGATGCTCGGGCCGTTGACGGTCGAGCCGCCGTTCCGCAGCCGCGGCGTCGGGCGTATGCTGCTCGATCGTTCGCTAAGGGACGCCAAGGCCAAGGGACATCGCCTGGTGATCCTGGTCGGCGACGAAGCCTATTACAGCCGCGTCGGCTTCAAGCCCGTGCCGAAGGGACGGGCGACGATGCCAGGCCCGGTCGACTACAGCCGCCTGCTGGTCGCCGAACTGGTCGAGGGCGCCTTCAATGATGTGTCGGGCCCGATCCAGCCCGACTGGAGCAAGGCAAGATAG
- a CDS encoding DUF1285 domain-containing protein: MAKQGQTSDQGLEGNKLEGKNEDKNLEGKNLEGLTVAAREAVNATAAGKGLPPVHLWNPPFCGDLDMRIAGDGTWFYMGTPIGRPALVRLFSTILKREDGKHFLVTPVEKVGIRVDDAPFMAVEMQNEAGDRGRLLRFRTNVDDWVPCDSGHRLRFEMAADGGLTPYLHVRADLWAKVTRALYYDLVDMGEERVVDGEPMFGVESGGEFFAMADAKQVRDAL, translated from the coding sequence ATGGCGAAGCAAGGGCAAACCAGCGATCAGGGGCTCGAAGGCAACAAGCTTGAGGGCAAGAATGAAGACAAGAACCTTGAAGGCAAGAATCTGGAAGGTCTGACCGTTGCCGCGCGGGAAGCCGTCAACGCCACGGCCGCCGGAAAGGGGCTGCCGCCGGTGCATCTGTGGAATCCGCCGTTCTGCGGCGATCTCGACATGCGAATCGCAGGCGACGGTACGTGGTTCTACATGGGGACGCCGATCGGACGGCCGGCGCTGGTGCGGCTGTTTTCGACGATCCTGAAGCGCGAGGACGGCAAGCACTTTCTCGTGACCCCGGTCGAGAAGGTCGGCATCCGCGTCGACGATGCGCCGTTCATGGCGGTCGAGATGCAGAACGAGGCCGGCGATCGCGGCCGGCTGTTGCGCTTTCGCACCAATGTCGACGACTGGGTGCCGTGCGACTCCGGACATCGCCTGCGGTTCGAGATGGCGGCCGATGGCGGCCTGACGCCCTATCTGCACGTCCGCGCCGACCTCTGGGCCAAGGTGACGCGCGCGCTCTATTACGATCTGGTTGACATGGGGGAAGAGCGGGTGGTCGATGGCGAACCGATGTTCGGAGTCGAATCCGGCGGTGAGTTCTTTGCGATGGCGGATGCGAAGCAGGTGAGGGACGCGCTTTGA
- a CDS encoding DUF6111 family protein, whose product MIRPVLTEVGIFLIPFAVYALFLIATRSGVMAPSSWPMHLIAKLVLGSLLLVVVSFVLLAHFSGASPNSTYIPAHIENGKFVPGTEK is encoded by the coding sequence ATGATCCGTCCGGTATTGACCGAAGTCGGAATTTTCCTGATCCCGTTCGCGGTCTATGCCCTGTTCCTGATTGCCACCCGTTCCGGCGTGATGGCGCCGTCTTCCTGGCCGATGCATCTGATCGCCAAGCTGGTGCTGGGATCGCTGCTGCTGGTGGTGGTCAGCTTCGTACTGTTGGCGCATTTTTCCGGAGCATCGCCGAACTCGACCTACATTCCAGCCCATATCGAGAACGGCAAGTTCGTGCCCGGGACCGAGAAATGA
- a CDS encoding MoxR family ATPase — MANADGVEKLEDAIVRSAEQVAGQIRAAKEAISTVIFGQDRVIENTLVTILSGGHALLIGVPGLAKTKLVETLGITLGLDAKRIQFTPDLMPSDILGAEVLDESNSGKRSFRFISGPVFAQLLMADEINRASPRTQSALLQAMQEQHITVAGARHDLPKPFHVLATQNPLEQEGTYPLPEAQLDRFLMEIDVDYPDRDAERRILFETTGAEETLAKASMNAEILIAAQRLVRRLPVGDSVVEAILSLVRAARPNPDGDGDKLIAWGPGPRASQSLMLAVRARALLDGRLAPSIDDVLDLAEPILKHRMALTFSARAEGRTIPDVIRQLKTRIG; from the coding sequence ATGGCGAACGCAGACGGTGTCGAGAAACTCGAGGACGCGATTGTCCGCTCGGCCGAACAGGTCGCCGGCCAGATTCGCGCCGCCAAGGAAGCGATCTCCACCGTCATTTTCGGCCAGGACCGGGTCATCGAAAACACGCTGGTGACGATCCTGTCCGGCGGTCATGCGCTCTTGATCGGGGTTCCCGGTCTGGCCAAGACCAAACTGGTCGAAACCCTCGGCATCACGCTCGGCCTCGACGCCAAGCGCATCCAGTTCACGCCGGACCTGATGCCGTCGGATATTCTGGGCGCCGAGGTGCTGGACGAGAGCAATTCCGGCAAGCGCTCGTTCCGCTTCATCTCGGGGCCGGTGTTCGCGCAGCTCCTGATGGCCGACGAAATCAACCGCGCCAGCCCGCGTACCCAATCGGCGCTGCTGCAAGCCATGCAGGAACAGCACATCACGGTTGCGGGCGCGCGCCACGATCTGCCCAAACCGTTCCACGTGCTGGCGACGCAAAACCCGCTGGAGCAGGAAGGCACCTACCCGTTGCCGGAAGCGCAGCTCGACCGCTTCCTGATGGAGATCGACGTCGACTATCCCGATCGCGACGCCGAGCGCCGCATCCTGTTCGAAACCACCGGCGCCGAAGAAACGCTCGCCAAGGCATCGATGAACGCGGAAATCCTGATCGCCGCGCAGCGGCTGGTGCGGCGGCTGCCGGTCGGCGACAGCGTCGTCGAGGCCATTCTTTCGCTGGTGCGCGCCGCGCGTCCCAATCCCGACGGCGACGGCGACAAGCTGATCGCCTGGGGACCGGGTCCCCGCGCCAGCCAGTCTTTGATGCTGGCGGTCCGCGCCCGCGCGCTGCTCGACGGCCGCCTCGCGCCCTCGATCGACGACGTGCTCGATCTGGCCGAACCCATTCTCAAGCACCGCATGGCGCTGACCTTCTCGGCGCGCGCCGAGGGACGCACCATTCCCGACGTGATCCGGCAGTTGAAGACGCGGATTGGTTGA
- a CDS encoding glycosyltransferase family 2 protein, with protein sequence MTTPALRVAVLVPCFNEEAAVATVVADFRKALPAAEIFVYDNNSKDRTIEIARAAGAVVRSERRQGKGHVVRRMFADVDADIYVLVDGDATYDAPSAPRMIDRLVNDHLDMVVGFRVDQSVAAYRPGHRTGNWMLTSFLATVFGQAFRDILSGYRVFSRRFVKSFPVLSDGFEIETELSVHALELALPAAEIETPYYARPEGSVSKLNTWRDGFRILGTILKLYRSEKPLRFFTVIGIFLMLVSIGLAIPVIVTYLEVGLVPRLPTAVLSMGLMILAVLSVSSGLVLDTVTRGRREMKLLAYLSQPAIKD encoded by the coding sequence ATGACGACACCAGCGTTGCGGGTTGCGGTTCTGGTGCCCTGCTTCAACGAGGAAGCTGCGGTTGCGACCGTGGTCGCCGACTTTCGAAAAGCCCTGCCGGCGGCCGAGATCTTCGTCTACGACAACAATTCAAAGGACCGTACGATCGAGATCGCGCGCGCGGCCGGCGCCGTGGTGCGCAGCGAGCGCCGCCAGGGCAAGGGCCACGTGGTCCGGCGCATGTTCGCCGATGTCGACGCCGACATCTACGTGCTGGTCGATGGCGACGCCACCTATGACGCCCCGAGCGCCCCGCGCATGATCGATCGCCTGGTCAACGATCACCTCGACATGGTGGTGGGCTTTCGCGTCGATCAGTCGGTCGCCGCCTACCGGCCCGGCCACCGCACCGGCAACTGGATGCTGACCAGCTTCCTCGCGACGGTGTTCGGCCAGGCCTTCAGGGACATCCTGTCCGGTTACCGCGTATTCTCGCGCCGCTTCGTCAAATCCTTTCCGGTGCTGTCTGACGGCTTCGAGATCGAAACCGAACTCAGCGTGCACGCGCTCGAACTGGCGTTGCCGGCAGCCGAAATCGAGACGCCGTATTATGCGAGGCCGGAAGGTTCGGTCAGCAAGCTCAACACCTGGCGCGACGGTTTCCGGATTCTCGGCACCATCCTGAAACTGTACCGGTCGGAAAAGCCGCTGCGATTCTTCACCGTGATCGGCATCTTCCTGATGCTGGTCTCGATCGGGCTCGCGATCCCCGTCATCGTTACCTATCTCGAGGTGGGCCTGGTGCCGCGGCTGCCGACCGCGGTGCTGTCGATGGGCTTGATGATCCTGGCGGTGCTGTCGGTCTCGTCGGGGCTGGTGCTGGACACGGTGACGCGCGGCCGTCGCGAAATGAAGCTCCTGGCTTATTTGTCCCAACCCGCCATCAAGGATTAA
- a CDS encoding DUF58 domain-containing protein, which produces MAAETRQLDGEQKELLAIRRADGESRTLAASLPRLVLEARRIAANVIHGLHGRRRAGAGESFWQYRRFVSGEPSQNVDWRRSARDDHLYVREQEWEAAHTVWLWPDRSPSMAFASKGARDSKLERGLIVTFALAELLVAGGERVGIPGLMSPTASRSVIDKMAQAMLHDDAARASLPPSFVPSALAEIVVLSDFWSPMPEIRHMLAGLSASGAHGTLVQIVDPAEETFPYSGRVEFVEPEGGGVITAGRAESWAQDYVARVALHRDEIRNETNKLDWLFSTHTTSRSAAELLLFLHSGMMVSKGSVRSSTVKVGRSA; this is translated from the coding sequence ATGGCCGCAGAGACCAGGCAGCTTGACGGGGAGCAAAAGGAGCTTTTAGCGATCCGACGTGCCGATGGCGAAAGCCGAACGCTCGCCGCATCGCTGCCCCGTCTCGTGCTTGAAGCCCGCCGCATCGCCGCCAACGTCATCCACGGACTGCACGGCCGGCGCCGCGCCGGTGCCGGCGAAAGTTTCTGGCAGTATCGCCGCTTCGTCTCCGGTGAGCCGTCGCAGAATGTCGACTGGCGGCGCTCGGCGCGCGACGATCATCTCTATGTCCGCGAGCAGGAATGGGAGGCCGCGCATACCGTGTGGCTGTGGCCGGACCGCTCGCCGTCGATGGCCTTTGCCTCCAAAGGCGCGCGCGACTCCAAGCTGGAGCGCGGCCTGATCGTCACCTTTGCGCTGGCCGAGCTGCTGGTCGCGGGCGGCGAACGGGTCGGCATTCCCGGCCTGATGTCACCGACCGCAAGCCGCAGCGTGATCGACAAGATGGCGCAGGCGATGCTGCACGACGATGCCGCGCGCGCCAGCCTGCCGCCGTCGTTTGTGCCGTCGGCGCTGGCCGAGATCGTGGTGCTGTCGGACTTCTGGTCGCCGATGCCGGAAATCCGCCACATGCTCGCCGGCCTGTCGGCCTCCGGCGCGCATGGCACGCTGGTCCAGATCGTCGATCCCGCAGAAGAAACCTTTCCCTATTCCGGCCGGGTCGAATTCGTCGAGCCCGAGGGCGGCGGCGTCATCACCGCGGGCCGCGCCGAGAGCTGGGCGCAGGATTACGTCGCGCGCGTTGCGCTACATCGCGACGAGATCCGCAACGAGACCAACAAGCTCGACTGGCTGTTCTCGACCCACACCACCAGCCGCTCCGCCGCCGAACTCTTGCTGTTCCTGCATTCGGGCATGATGGTGAGCAAGGGAAGCGTGCGCTCCTCAACCGTCAAGGTGGGACGAAGCGCATGA
- a CDS encoding DUF4159 domain-containing protein encodes MAGLPLTFAEPLLLLGLFSLPVLWWLLRVMPPRPRRIEFPPTRLLFDIKPKEETPSRTPWWLTLLRLTAAALVILAAAGPIWNPQTGVGGSKAPLVILLDDGWSAASSWEIRIKAADELIANADNDRRGVALVPLSEPARDITLMPGGTARVALRQLAPKPYSIERVETLPAIERFLKATGDAEIAWLSDGVDTGRGTEFLEGLGKTIGDRKLTVFEGGASPALALVAAENAAAKMTVKVLRTAGGNAAGVVRAIDAKGSPIGEARFAFGLQDRETEAAFDLPVELRNDIARLEISGERSAGAVQLLDKRWRRRAIGVVTGATSDTAQPLLASTFYLTRALQPFADVRLGDRGAPQQVIAQFLDQRLPMIVMADVGTLSPEIRERLNAWIDQGGVLVRFAGPRLAQADDDLVPVKLRRGGRTLGGSLTWEKPQHLASFAADGPFAGLNVPKDITVNRQVLAEPDAVLATRSWASLEDGTPLVTGEHRGKGVVSLFHVGADSRWSDLPMSGSFVEMLRRLVDMSGYTSKPGPGVASEATNVETVAPLRTLDGFGAFGPPPSTAKPMPADYRDRATPDHPPGFYGSAEGPIAVNTLASADRIAALDTSSLRAQHATYSNAEPRDLRGILLSSSLALFLIDAIVIAMLGVGLAALWRRRTATAALALALILAATSIVPSPLRAETNDEFAIKSVSQTRLAYVVTGNADVDSIVKAGMAGLTLFLAQRTALEAGDPVGVDPAKDELAFFPLIYWPVVPGTPKPPQDAINRIDAYMKQGGTVVFDTRDAIEAPPGDNGAAQTPGMQTLREILSSLDVPELEPVPREHVLTKTFYLLRDFPGRFNAGQTWVETLPREDDDEAASKPARGGDGVSPIIITSNDLAGAWAIRPDGQPMLPLTPGEPRQREFAFRAGVNIVMYTLTGNYKADQVHAPALIERLGQ; translated from the coding sequence ATCGCAGGACTCCCCCTCACCTTCGCCGAACCGCTGCTGCTGCTGGGCCTGTTTAGCCTGCCGGTGCTGTGGTGGCTGTTGCGCGTGATGCCGCCGCGGCCGAGGCGGATCGAGTTTCCGCCGACGCGGCTGTTGTTCGACATCAAGCCCAAGGAAGAAACCCCGTCGCGGACACCGTGGTGGCTGACCTTGTTGCGTCTCACGGCCGCAGCATTGGTCATTCTCGCCGCCGCGGGGCCGATCTGGAATCCGCAGACCGGCGTCGGCGGCAGCAAGGCGCCGCTGGTGATCCTGCTCGACGACGGCTGGAGTGCGGCCTCGAGTTGGGAGATCCGCATCAAGGCGGCGGATGAACTGATCGCCAATGCCGACAACGACCGCCGCGGCGTCGCGCTGGTGCCGCTGTCCGAACCGGCGCGCGACATCACCCTGATGCCCGGCGGCACCGCGCGGGTGGCGCTGCGCCAGCTTGCGCCCAAGCCTTATTCGATCGAGCGCGTCGAAACGCTCCCCGCCATCGAACGGTTTCTCAAGGCGACCGGCGATGCCGAGATTGCCTGGCTGTCGGATGGCGTCGACACCGGGCGCGGCACCGAATTCCTCGAAGGCCTCGGCAAGACCATCGGCGACCGCAAGCTGACGGTGTTCGAGGGCGGCGCCTCGCCTGCGCTGGCGCTGGTGGCCGCCGAGAATGCCGCGGCGAAGATGACCGTGAAGGTGCTGCGCACGGCGGGCGGCAATGCCGCGGGCGTGGTGCGCGCGATCGACGCCAAGGGTTCGCCGATCGGCGAGGCCCGGTTTGCGTTCGGACTGCAGGATCGCGAGACCGAAGCCGCGTTCGATCTGCCGGTCGAGCTGCGCAACGATATCGCGCGGCTGGAAATATCGGGCGAACGCTCCGCGGGCGCGGTGCAACTGCTCGACAAGCGTTGGCGTCGCCGCGCCATCGGCGTCGTCACCGGCGCGACCAGCGATACCGCGCAGCCGCTATTGGCTTCGACCTTCTATCTGACCCGTGCGCTGCAGCCGTTCGCCGATGTGCGGCTGGGCGATCGCGGCGCGCCGCAGCAGGTGATCGCGCAATTCCTCGATCAGCGGTTGCCGATGATCGTGATGGCCGATGTCGGCACGCTGTCGCCGGAAATCCGCGAGCGCCTCAACGCCTGGATCGATCAGGGCGGCGTGCTGGTGCGCTTCGCCGGTCCTCGCCTGGCGCAGGCCGATGACGATCTGGTGCCGGTGAAACTGCGCCGGGGCGGCCGCACGCTTGGCGGCAGCCTCACCTGGGAAAAGCCGCAGCATCTGGCTTCGTTCGCCGCCGACGGCCCGTTCGCGGGGCTTAACGTGCCGAAGGACATCACCGTCAACCGGCAAGTGCTGGCCGAACCCGATGCGGTGCTCGCGACCCGGAGCTGGGCGTCGCTGGAAGACGGCACGCCGCTGGTCACCGGCGAACATCGCGGCAAGGGCGTCGTCAGCCTGTTTCATGTCGGCGCCGACTCGCGCTGGTCGGACCTGCCGATGTCCGGCAGCTTCGTCGAAATGCTGCGGCGGCTGGTCGATATGTCCGGCTACACCTCCAAGCCCGGCCCAGGTGTCGCCAGCGAAGCAACCAATGTCGAAACCGTGGCGCCGCTGCGCACGCTCGACGGCTTTGGCGCGTTCGGGCCGCCGCCCTCGACCGCCAAGCCGATGCCGGCCGACTATCGCGATCGCGCTACCCCGGACCATCCGCCCGGCTTCTACGGCTCCGCCGAAGGACCGATTGCAGTGAATACGCTGGCGTCGGCCGATCGCATCGCCGCGCTCGATACCTCATCGCTGCGCGCGCAGCATGCCACCTACTCCAATGCCGAGCCGCGCGATCTCCGCGGCATCCTGCTGTCGTCGTCGCTGGCGCTGTTCCTGATCGATGCGATCGTGATCGCGATGCTGGGCGTGGGCCTTGCCGCGCTGTGGCGGCGGCGCACCGCGACCGCAGCACTTGCGCTGGCGCTGATCCTGGCCGCAACCTCGATCGTTCCGTCGCCGCTGCGCGCCGAAACCAATGACGAATTCGCGATCAAGTCGGTGTCGCAGACAAGGCTCGCCTACGTCGTGACAGGGAATGCCGACGTCGATTCCATCGTCAAGGCCGGCATGGCCGGGCTGACGCTGTTCCTGGCGCAACGCACCGCGCTGGAAGCCGGCGATCCCGTCGGCGTCGATCCGGCGAAGGATGAACTGGCATTCTTCCCGCTGATCTACTGGCCGGTGGTGCCGGGCACACCGAAACCGCCGCAGGACGCCATCAACCGTATCGACGCCTACATGAAACAGGGCGGCACGGTCGTGTTCGATACCCGCGACGCCATCGAGGCACCGCCGGGCGACAACGGCGCGGCGCAGACGCCGGGCATGCAGACCCTGCGCGAGATTCTTTCCTCGCTCGATGTGCCCGAACTCGAGCCAGTGCCGCGCGAACACGTGCTGACCAAGACGTTCTATCTGCTGCGCGACTTCCCCGGCCGCTTCAACGCCGGCCAGACCTGGGTCGAAACCCTGCCGCGCGAGGACGATGACGAGGCCGCGTCGAAGCCGGCGCGCGGCGGTGACGGCGTTTCGCCGATCATCATCACCTCGAACGATCTCGCCGGCGCCTGGGCGATCCGCCCCGACGGCCAGCCGATGCTGCCGCTGACACCGGGCGAGCCGCGGCAGCGCGAATTCGCCTTCCGCGCCGGCGTCAATATCGTGATGTACACGCTGACCGGCAACTACAAGGCCGACCAGGTTCACGCGCCCGCCCTCATCGAACGATTGGGGCAGTAG
- a CDS encoding DUF2946 family protein → MNWFRKHLRGGSRLALFALAIQFVMAFGHFHGLAARAAPTIQTGVTDAGFAYAATTAAQTAADEVAQKQQPSTPDTDQQPADNCAICAVMSLAGNVLFATPPLLQLPQAVEFLYLTTDAEFVHLGSVHSAFQSRAPPAS, encoded by the coding sequence ATGAACTGGTTCCGAAAACATCTCAGAGGTGGCTCGCGGCTGGCGCTGTTTGCGCTCGCGATCCAGTTCGTGATGGCGTTCGGCCATTTCCACGGGCTAGCCGCACGGGCAGCGCCGACCATCCAGACCGGCGTGACGGACGCTGGCTTTGCCTATGCCGCAACAACAGCCGCGCAAACGGCGGCCGATGAGGTCGCGCAGAAGCAGCAGCCTTCCACCCCTGACACCGACCAGCAACCGGCGGACAATTGCGCGATCTGCGCCGTCATGTCGCTGGCCGGCAATGTGCTGTTCGCGACGCCGCCACTGCTGCAACTGCCGCAGGCGGTCGAGTTTCTCTATCTCACGACCGACGCCGAGTTCGTTCATCTCGGCTCGGTGCATTCTGCGTTCCAGTCGCGCGCACCACCCGCCTCCTGA
- a CDS encoding TonB-dependent receptor, with protein MTFQRRRALHIGGASWLFLCAIGNHAMAEDAAAPSASTQLPEITVTAPSPIVRHRTVVPARTPVRVARSAPGRNRERPPEPQAAPVAATPQQGVLPVVTDQFATVTVVPNEEIRREGTAQLGDLLFSKPGITGSTFAPGASSRPIIRGLDVNRVGIIENGNNAGGASDLGEDHFVPVDPLATNQVEVIRGPAAMRYGSTSIGGVVSATNNRIPDALPSCAAAPFQTYGLPAKAPLANVQSAPCVNVETRTAVSSVDRGVDGGILLDTGGGNFAFHADAYGRKATDYSIPSYPYLFDPNKPFNGRQPNSAMQADGASIGGSYIFQGGFIGAAITQNDTLYRIPGIDGADHQTRIDAHQTKFTAKGEYRPDAAAIDAIRFWAGATDYKHNEIGLADPADPLTLGVRQTFTNKEQEGRIEVQMMPFNARFAAVTTAFGLQAGHQELTAPSPDDPGSPINGLWDPNNNNRVAGYVFNELKFSETTKAQIAGRIEHVNLSGTTPAFIPDVFDLTVDPAAIGPATPRNLHFTPKSASVGLIQNLPYDLVASVTAQYVERAPKPTELFSRGGHDATATFDIGNPNLGIETAKSIEVGLRRAAGPLRFELTGYYTKFNGFIFRRLNGNTCDGSTACVDAADPNPLELREAIYSQRDATFRGAEFQSQLDVGPLYSGIWGVEDQFDVVRATFADGTNVPRIPPVRVGGGVYWRDSNWFARINLLHAFAQNDIAPIGETPTPGYNLLKAEVTYTTKLNSSWFGAREMTIGLVGNNLLNENIRNSVSYTKDEVLLPGIGVRAFANLKF; from the coding sequence ATGACATTCCAGAGAAGACGAGCACTCCATATCGGCGGAGCAAGCTGGCTATTCCTGTGCGCGATCGGCAACCATGCGATGGCCGAGGATGCCGCCGCACCGTCGGCCTCGACGCAACTGCCTGAAATCACCGTGACGGCGCCAAGCCCGATCGTGCGGCACCGGACCGTTGTTCCGGCGCGTACGCCAGTGCGCGTCGCCCGCTCAGCGCCCGGACGCAATCGCGAACGGCCGCCGGAGCCGCAAGCCGCTCCCGTCGCGGCAACGCCTCAGCAGGGCGTGCTGCCTGTGGTCACCGACCAGTTCGCCACCGTCACCGTGGTGCCCAACGAGGAAATCCGCCGCGAGGGCACGGCCCAGCTCGGCGATCTCCTGTTCTCAAAACCCGGCATCACCGGCTCGACCTTTGCGCCGGGCGCCTCGAGCCGGCCGATCATCCGGGGTCTCGACGTCAATCGCGTCGGCATCATCGAGAACGGCAACAACGCCGGTGGCGCTTCCGATCTCGGCGAAGACCATTTCGTTCCGGTCGATCCACTGGCGACAAATCAGGTAGAAGTTATCCGCGGTCCGGCGGCGATGCGTTACGGATCGACATCGATTGGCGGCGTCGTGAGCGCGACCAACAATCGCATCCCGGATGCGTTGCCTTCTTGCGCGGCTGCACCGTTCCAGACCTACGGGCTGCCGGCAAAGGCGCCACTCGCGAACGTGCAATCAGCTCCCTGCGTGAACGTCGAAACCCGCACGGCCGTCAGTTCCGTCGACCGGGGCGTCGATGGCGGCATCCTGCTCGATACTGGCGGCGGTAATTTCGCGTTCCACGCCGACGCCTATGGCCGCAAGGCCACCGACTACAGTATCCCTAGCTATCCGTATCTGTTCGACCCCAACAAGCCATTCAACGGCCGGCAGCCGAATTCGGCAATGCAGGCGGATGGGGCGTCGATCGGCGGCTCCTATATCTTCCAGGGCGGCTTTATCGGTGCTGCAATCACCCAGAACGATACGCTCTATCGCATCCCCGGCATCGATGGCGCCGATCACCAGACCCGGATCGATGCCCATCAGACCAAGTTCACCGCCAAGGGCGAATATCGGCCGGACGCGGCGGCGATCGACGCCATCAGGTTCTGGGCCGGCGCTACGGACTACAAGCACAACGAGATCGGTCTCGCCGATCCAGCCGATCCACTGACGCTCGGCGTGCGGCAGACCTTTACCAACAAGGAACAGGAAGGCCGCATCGAAGTGCAGATGATGCCGTTTAATGCCCGCTTTGCGGCGGTCACCACGGCGTTCGGCCTGCAGGCCGGTCATCAGGAACTGACCGCGCCGAGCCCCGACGACCCAGGCAGCCCGATCAACGGATTGTGGGATCCGAACAATAACAACAGGGTCGCCGGCTATGTCTTCAACGAGTTGAAATTCAGCGAGACCACCAAGGCGCAGATTGCCGGGCGCATCGAGCACGTCAACCTCTCCGGAACGACGCCGGCGTTCATACCCGATGTCTTTGATCTCACCGTCGATCCCGCCGCCATTGGTCCTGCTACGCCGCGCAACCTGCATTTCACGCCGAAAAGCGCGAGTGTAGGTCTGATCCAAAATCTGCCGTACGATCTGGTCGCAAGCGTTACCGCTCAATATGTCGAACGCGCGCCCAAGCCGACAGAGCTATTTTCGCGCGGCGGACACGACGCGACCGCCACGTTCGACATCGGCAATCCCAATCTTGGCATCGAAACGGCAAAATCGATCGAGGTCGGGTTGCGGCGGGCAGCCGGCCCTCTGCGGTTTGAACTAACCGGCTATTATACCAAATTCAACGGCTTCATCTTCCGCCGGCTGAACGGCAACACATGCGACGGTAGTACCGCTTGTGTGGATGCAGCCGATCCCAACCCGCTTGAACTGAGGGAGGCGATTTATTCGCAGCGTGACGCCACGTTCCGCGGCGCCGAATTCCAGAGCCAGCTCGATGTCGGGCCGCTCTATAGCGGGATCTGGGGTGTTGAGGACCAGTTCGACGTCGTCCGCGCCACCTTCGCCGATGGTACCAACGTGCCCCGGATTCCTCCGGTGCGGGTCGGCGGCGGCGTCTACTGGCGCGACTCCAACTGGTTTGCGCGCATCAACCTGTTGCACGCCTTCGCGCAGAACGACATCGCCCCGATCGGCGAGACGCCGACGCCGGGATACAACCTGTTGAAGGCGGAGGTCACCTACACGACAAAACTCAACTCGTCATGGTTCGGCGCGCGCGAGATGACCATTGGCCTCGTCGGCAACAATCTGTTGAACGAGAACATCCGCAATTCGGTGTCCTACACCAAGGACGAGGTTCTCCTGCCGGGCATCGGGGTAAGAGCGTTTGCGAATTTGAAGTTTTAG
- a CDS encoding CoA pyrophosphatase, whose product MNEPILKTKRAAPVSAEEFFARSRARLNFEVPAGLIDPNIIPRTGDSGNDRMLEIVAREQPVRPAAVLIPVVDHPEPTVLLTQRSEHLSSHAGQISFPGGKIDATDASPLDAAVREAWEEVGLKRDFVEPIGYLDLYGTAFGFRILPTVARVRPGFTLKINEGEVVDAFEVPLAFLMNPENHQIHNKEFRGIERSYYAMPYAERYIWGATAGILRVLYERIYLS is encoded by the coding sequence TTGAACGAGCCGATTCTGAAGACGAAGAGAGCGGCGCCAGTCAGCGCGGAGGAATTCTTCGCGCGCAGCCGGGCGCGGCTGAACTTCGAGGTGCCGGCGGGACTGATCGATCCCAACATCATTCCCCGGACCGGCGATAGCGGCAACGACCGCATGCTCGAGATCGTGGCGCGCGAGCAGCCGGTACGGCCCGCGGCGGTGCTGATCCCGGTGGTCGATCATCCGGAGCCGACGGTGTTGCTGACCCAGCGCTCGGAGCATCTGTCCAGTCACGCCGGCCAGATCTCCTTTCCCGGCGGCAAGATCGACGCCACCGATGCCTCGCCGCTCGATGCCGCCGTACGCGAGGCCTGGGAGGAAGTCGGCCTCAAGCGCGACTTCGTCGAGCCGATCGGCTATCTCGATCTTTACGGCACGGCGTTCGGGTTTCGCATCCTGCCGACGGTGGCGCGGGTCAGACCCGGCTTCACGCTCAAGATCAACGAAGGCGAGGTGGTCGATGCCTTCGAGGTGCCGCTGGCGTTCCTGATGAATCCCGAGAACCACCAGATCCACAACAAGGAATTCCGCGGCATCGAGCGTTCCTATTACGCGATGCCGTATGCCGAGCGGTACATCTGGGGCGCGACCGCGGGCATCCTGCGCGTGCTGTATGAGCGGATTTATCTCTCATGA